Proteins encoded together in one Psychrobacter sp. 28M-43 window:
- a CDS encoding aspartate aminotransferase family protein yields MSATYLMPTYNRQPISFTRGTGSWLYTKDDTPYLDALTGIAVCGLGHCHPQVTDAIQQQAGMLIHTSNLFGIDWQERAGEILCTAAQMDSVFFANSGAEANEAALKLARLYAYKQGFKRPKVIVMEQSFHGRTLLSLSATANPKAREGFYTLDEDFIRVPFGDITAVKQAAQEHDDICAIFVEPIQGEGGLNTAANGFTYLEELQAECDAHNWLFMLDEVQTGNGRTGKYFAYQHSNARPDVLTTAKGLGNGFPVGACMVRGRANGLFGAGSHGSTYGGTPLASRVVHSVYDVLANSNIMENAVTEGLFIRESIVDTFGQHGVSSRGAGMMIGIALPEDMDCSQLVDRARDEQNLIINVTGGHVVRLLPPLNMSRDESTQVAERLINLLKPSF; encoded by the coding sequence ATGTCTGCTACTTACCTGATGCCCACTTATAATCGTCAACCAATCAGCTTTACACGCGGTACAGGCAGTTGGCTCTATACCAAAGATGACACGCCTTACTTAGATGCTTTGACTGGTATTGCGGTATGCGGCTTAGGACACTGTCATCCACAAGTCACTGACGCGATTCAGCAGCAAGCAGGTATGTTAATTCATACGAGCAACTTGTTTGGCATTGATTGGCAAGAGCGTGCTGGAGAGATACTATGTACCGCCGCCCAAATGGACAGTGTGTTTTTTGCCAATAGTGGCGCCGAAGCCAATGAAGCTGCATTGAAACTGGCACGTTTATACGCGTACAAGCAAGGTTTTAAACGTCCAAAAGTTATCGTAATGGAGCAATCGTTCCATGGTCGTACGTTATTATCTTTGTCAGCTACTGCAAATCCAAAAGCACGTGAAGGGTTTTATACACTAGATGAAGACTTTATTCGTGTGCCATTTGGCGATATTACTGCCGTCAAACAAGCTGCTCAAGAACATGATGACATCTGCGCTATCTTTGTAGAGCCGATTCAAGGCGAAGGTGGCCTAAATACGGCAGCCAATGGCTTCACTTATCTTGAAGAGCTACAAGCAGAATGTGACGCTCATAACTGGCTATTTATGCTGGATGAAGTACAAACAGGTAATGGCCGTACGGGTAAATACTTTGCTTATCAACACAGCAACGCTCGTCCTGATGTGTTGACGACAGCCAAAGGCCTAGGTAATGGTTTCCCAGTCGGTGCGTGCATGGTCCGTGGCCGTGCCAATGGTCTGTTTGGTGCTGGTAGCCATGGCTCTACTTATGGTGGCACGCCATTGGCCAGCCGTGTGGTACATAGCGTATATGACGTACTAGCAAATAGTAACATCATGGAAAATGCAGTGACTGAGGGTTTATTCATCAGAGAAAGTATCGTTGATACATTTGGCCAACATGGCGTTAGTAGTCGCGGTGCAGGTATGATGATTGGTATCGCGCTACCTGAAGATATGGATTGTAGCCAACTGGTGGATCGTGCCCGTGATGAGCAAAATCTAATCATCAATGTGACGGGTGGTCATGTTGTACGTTTGCTGCCGCCGCTTAACATGAGCCGTGATGAAAGCACACAAGTCGCTGAGCGTTTAATCAATCTACTAAAGCCATCATTTTAA
- a CDS encoding DNA gyrase inhibitor YacG, translating into MTDSTANTPPKTYPCPRCGTQTAWQDNKYKPFCSSRCKLIDLGAWANEDYTLPAETTPFSDEL; encoded by the coding sequence ATGACTGACTCTACTGCAAATACGCCCCCAAAGACCTACCCTTGCCCACGTTGCGGTACCCAGACGGCCTGGCAAGACAATAAATATAAGCCGTTTTGTAGCAGTCGCTGCAAGTTGATCGACTTAGGTGCTTGGGCAAACGAAGACTACACCTTACCTGCAGAAACCACGCCTTTTTCTGACGAGCTATAA
- a CDS encoding DUF938 domain-containing protein, which translates to MTDNIDLTHQQERAFQPQKLSAPRDFIIPTIINDNKSEKPLMLEIGAGKGKHALSFAAQNPDKHLIAIERTRNKFEAFSKLAILQNLSNLDAIHADAIAWTVHAIKPKSLAKIFILYPNPEQHNPNQQWLNMPFFEFLLSRLQVGGEVVLVTNIESYMDNAEHQATKVWCLPSTRSRVPATSQRTHFEVKYLARQEVCWELSIRKPKWYKTRFDDWQVRAISEK; encoded by the coding sequence ATGACCGACAATATTGATCTCACGCATCAGCAAGAGCGTGCCTTTCAACCACAAAAACTGTCAGCACCGCGTGACTTTATTATTCCAACTATCATCAATGACAATAAAAGTGAAAAACCGTTGATGCTAGAGATTGGGGCAGGGAAGGGTAAGCATGCACTTAGCTTTGCCGCACAAAATCCTGATAAGCATCTGATAGCCATTGAACGCACGCGTAATAAATTTGAAGCATTCTCAAAATTAGCCATTCTACAAAATTTATCAAACCTAGATGCGATTCATGCGGATGCGATTGCATGGACAGTGCATGCCATTAAACCAAAGAGCTTGGCTAAAATATTTATTCTTTATCCCAATCCTGAACAGCATAATCCAAATCAGCAATGGCTGAACATGCCTTTTTTTGAGTTTCTCTTATCACGCTTGCAGGTGGGCGGAGAAGTGGTATTAGTGACCAATATTGAATCCTATATGGACAATGCAGAACACCAAGCAACCAAAGTATGGTGTCTACCATCAACACGTTCTCGAGTACCAGCGACCAGTCAGCGCACTCATTTCGAAGTAAAATATCTTGCACGACAAGAAGTGTGTTGGGAGCTAAGCATTCGTAAGCCGAAGTGGTATAAAACAAGATTTGATGATTGGCAGGTAAGGGCTATAAGCGAAAAATAA
- a CDS encoding LysR family transcriptional regulator has translation MLDNLRGMAVFASVVGHGSFSGSARELGITTSAVSQQIRSLENELGVVLLHRSTRKLSLTEAGESFYEAAKDVVSAAEQGRIKVNQLRDELAGSLRVSTTPELGVNHILPALSTWMAAHDDLSVTYLADNHYIDMIDERIDIAIRMSPSINDSSLSSHPLTDVRQLLVASPQYLRQHSKLNTPKDLAEHQLICIEIMKDANQIDMIQTETGKKTRVKMNSRIYTNNVFMATTLAKEGHGLVRMLEMDVKKELESGELVEVLTGYQLPSFVLYAVTLNRDQQPAKITRCLEVLKKYFHAN, from the coding sequence ATGTTGGATAATTTACGCGGTATGGCTGTGTTCGCCAGTGTGGTCGGACATGGCTCTTTTAGTGGCTCAGCACGTGAGCTAGGTATTACAACCAGTGCAGTCAGTCAGCAAATTCGTTCGTTAGAGAACGAGCTTGGCGTGGTATTGCTGCACCGCTCAACTCGTAAGCTAAGCTTAACAGAAGCTGGCGAGAGCTTTTATGAAGCGGCAAAAGATGTCGTCAGTGCAGCGGAGCAAGGGCGTATCAAAGTCAATCAATTACGTGATGAGCTAGCAGGTAGCTTGCGTGTATCGACGACTCCTGAGCTTGGTGTTAATCATATACTGCCAGCACTCTCTACGTGGATGGCGGCACATGATGATCTAAGCGTCACTTATCTAGCTGACAATCATTATATTGATATGATTGACGAGCGTATTGATATTGCCATTCGCATGAGCCCATCGATTAATGATTCTAGTCTGAGCAGTCATCCATTGACCGATGTGCGCCAATTACTGGTTGCCTCACCTCAGTATCTACGTCAGCATAGTAAGCTAAATACGCCTAAAGATTTGGCTGAGCATCAATTAATCTGTATTGAAATCATGAAAGATGCCAATCAGATCGATATGATTCAGACTGAAACTGGCAAAAAAACGCGTGTCAAAATGAACTCACGTATCTATACCAATAACGTGTTTATGGCGACGACGTTGGCAAAAGAAGGTCACGGTTTGGTTAGAATGTTAGAGATGGACGTCAAAAAAGAGCTTGAAAGTGGAGAGCTGGTAGAAGTGTTGACTGGCTATCAGTTACCAAGCTTTGTGCTATATGCGGTCACTTTAAATCGCGACCAACAGCCAGCTAAAATCACTCGTTGCCTAGAAGTACTGAAGAAATACTTCCATGCGAATTAA